The region CTCGTACTCCTGCGGGTTGGGGGTGTGGGGCACGCTCCTCACGTAGAACTCGGCGGTCACGCCACAGACGCTCAGGCCGCGCCGCAGCGCCTCCTCCACGACCTGCGTGTAGGCCGCGCCGGTCTGGTCATAGGGGCCGACGAAGCGACCGATGAAGGCGGCGCCACCGCCCAGGGTCCGCACCTCGATGCGGCCCTCGGGGCGCACGTCCCCGTCGACCGGGACGCAGACCTCGACCAGGCTGCCCTGCCCGGTGTCGTCGTTGTGGTGGATGAAGAAGCTGGGCGCGGCGGGCTGGTACCCCTGCCGGCGGGCGTAGTGCATGAGGTCCTGCAACGCCTGCGGGATCACCTCGTAGTGCGGCGGCTGGAGCACGGTGCGGATGATGAGGCACTGGCGGTCGGGCAGCTGCTCAAGTCGGTAGTGCATGGGGGTCTCCTGGAGAAGGTGGCGCAGGTGCGTCAGGGCCTGCTGACGGTCGGCGATCTCGGCAGTCAGGCGCTGCTCGTGCGCGTGGAGCACCTCTGGAGTCAGTTCAGGCTGCCGGATCAGGGTGCGGATGTCGTCGATGGGCAGGCCCAGCGCCCGCCAGTGGCGGATGCGGACCGCGAGGTTGATCTGCGCGGCGCTGTACGCGCGGTAACCGGTCTGGTCGTCCACGGCGTCGGGGCGCAGCAGACCGATCTCGTCGTAGTAGCGCAGTGTTTTCGGGGGCAGCCCGGTCAGCAGGGCAAACCGGGAGATGATCAGGCGACCTCGCATGCCCGTCACGCTAGGCGTTCCAGCAGCGGGAAGGTCAAGTGCGGCGGCGGGCGTGACGTGGGTTCTGCCCACCTTTCGTATGCTGTGCCCTATGGCTGTTGTGACCCGTATTGCTCCGAGCCCGACCGGTGACCCGCACGTGGGGACCGCGTACATTGGGCTGTTCAACTTCACGCTGGCGCGTCAGGGCGGGGGGAAGTTCATCCTGCGTATCGAGGACACCGACCGCAACCGGTACGTGCCGGACAGTGAGAAACGCATCTTCCAGATGATGCAGTGGCTGGGCCTCACGCCGGACGAGTCGCCCCTACAGGGCGGCCCGAACGGCCCGTACCGGCAGTCCGAGCGCTTCGACCTGTACGGCGAGTACGCGCGGCAGCTGGTCGCCAGCGGGCACGCGTACTACGCCTTCGAGACGGCGGAGGAGCTGTCGGCGCTGCGTGAGGCGGCGCAGGCGGAGGGCCGCGTGATCGCGGTGCCCAGCCGTGAGCTGGAGGCAGGAGCGGCCCAGGCGCGCGTGGACGCGGGCGAAGCGGCCGTGATCCGCCTGAAGGTCCCGCGCGAAGGCGAGACGCTCGTGAATGACCTGCTGCGTGACCCGATTCACTTCCAGAACCGCGAGATTGACGACAAGGTACTGCTGAAGGCCGACGGGTTCCCCACGTACCACCTGGCGAACGTGGTGGATGACCGCCTGATGGGCGTGACCCACGTGGTGCGCGCCGAGGAGTGGATCACCAGCACGCCCATTCACGTGCTGCTGTACCGCGCCTTCGGCTGGCCTGAGCCGGTGTTCGCGCACATGCCACTGCTGCGCAACTCGGACAAGTCGAAGATCAGCAAGCGCAAGAACCCCACCAGCGTCGAGTGGTACCAGCAGCAGGGCTTCCTGCCCGAGGCCATGCTGAACTTCCTGGCGACAATGGGCTGGACGCACCCGGACGGCCTGGAAGTGTTCGATCTGGAGGAATTCCAGAGGGTGTTCCGCCTGGAGGACGTGACGCTGGGCGGCCCGGTGTTCAGTCAGGAGAAGCTGCGCTGGTACAACGGCAAGTACCTGCGCGAGGTGCTCTCCGAGGACGAAGTCGCCCGGAGGCTGCACGCGTTCCTGGCCGATCAGAAGGTAAACCTCCCCCTGGACGACTACTTCCGGTCGGTGGTGCGCCTGATGACCCCCCGCATGGAGGTCTTCAGCGAGTTCCTCAACAAGACACCTTACTTCTGGTCGGAGGAGTACCCGGTGACCGAGAAGGCGCAGGCGGCAATCGACGGCGCGCGCGAGCTGCTGCCCGAGCTGGCCGCCACGCTGAAGAACCTGCCGACCTTCGACGCGGCGTCCATCAAGGCGGCCTTCGCGGCCTTTGCCGAGGAGAAGGGCCTGAAGCTCGGGAAGGTCATGCCCCCCGTGCGCGCCGCAGTGGCGGGCACCATGGAGAGCCCGGACCTACCGGACCTGCTCGCCACGCTGGGCCGCGAGCGCGTGGTCGCCCGGACCTCTAAGCTGGGCGCATGACGCTGATCGCCGCGGTTCTGGTGGGCCTGATCGCCCTGCTGCACGTGTACATCCTGGTGCTGGAGATGTTCATGTGGACCACCCCACGGGCCATGAAGGCCTTCGGCACCACGCCAGACCTCGCGGCGCAGACCCGCGTCATGGCGGGGAACCAGGGCCTGTACAACGGCTTCCTGGCGGCGGGCCTGATCTGGGGCCTGCTCACCGGTTCGGCGGCCATCCAGCTGTTCTTCCTGGCGTGCGTGGCGGTCGCAGGACTGTACGGCGCGGCCACCGCGAACCGCCGCATCCTGTTCATCCAGACAGTGCCTGCCGCGCTGGCGATCCTGGCGGTGCTGCTGGCCCGCTGACAGCGGTGTTCAGACGTGTTGAGGAGTTCCCTCAACACGTCTGAACCGAGCAGCGCGAGAAGCCGCCAACGAAGCGGTTGGAAGTGGAGTTGAAGGGCGTGCCGTTGGCCGTTCAACGGCACTGGAAACCGCTGTCAGCTCCCGTCCCCGCCTCCCAAACGCTCGTTTGGTTCCCGTGCCTCCC is a window of Deinococcus radiotolerans DNA encoding:
- a CDS encoding MerR family transcriptional regulator, coding for MRGRLIISRFALLTGLPPKTLRYYDEIGLLRPDAVDDQTGYRAYSAAQINLAVRIRHWRALGLPIDDIRTLIRQPELTPEVLHAHEQRLTAEIADRQQALTHLRHLLQETPMHYRLEQLPDRQCLIIRTVLQPPHYEVIPQALQDLMHYARRQGYQPAAPSFFIHHNDDTGQGSLVEVCVPVDGDVRPEGRIEVRTLGGGAAFIGRFVGPYDQTGAAYTQVVEEALRRGLSVCGVTAEFYVRSVPHTPNPQEYETDIAFYLTGDA
- the gltX gene encoding glutamate--tRNA ligase, giving the protein MAVVTRIAPSPTGDPHVGTAYIGLFNFTLARQGGGKFILRIEDTDRNRYVPDSEKRIFQMMQWLGLTPDESPLQGGPNGPYRQSERFDLYGEYARQLVASGHAYYAFETAEELSALREAAQAEGRVIAVPSRELEAGAAQARVDAGEAAVIRLKVPREGETLVNDLLRDPIHFQNREIDDKVLLKADGFPTYHLANVVDDRLMGVTHVVRAEEWITSTPIHVLLYRAFGWPEPVFAHMPLLRNSDKSKISKRKNPTSVEWYQQQGFLPEAMLNFLATMGWTHPDGLEVFDLEEFQRVFRLEDVTLGGPVFSQEKLRWYNGKYLREVLSEDEVARRLHAFLADQKVNLPLDDYFRSVVRLMTPRMEVFSEFLNKTPYFWSEEYPVTEKAQAAIDGARELLPELAATLKNLPTFDAASIKAAFAAFAEEKGLKLGKVMPPVRAAVAGTMESPDLPDLLATLGRERVVARTSKLGA
- a CDS encoding DUF1304 domain-containing protein; translation: MTLIAAVLVGLIALLHVYILVLEMFMWTTPRAMKAFGTTPDLAAQTRVMAGNQGLYNGFLAAGLIWGLLTGSAAIQLFFLACVAVAGLYGAATANRRILFIQTVPAALAILAVLLAR